A single window of Chloracidobacterium sp. DNA harbors:
- a CDS encoding acyl-CoA dehydrogenase family protein, translated as MDFSSTSKTNEFVERLAAFMDDHIYPNEAAYTTELNSGDRWSPIALVGQLKLKARDAGLWNLFLPSESGLTNLEYAPLAEIMGRVVWASEVFNCSAPDTGNMEVLHLYGTPEQKERWLKPLLDGEMRSCFSMTEPEVASSDATNIESSIVRDGDQYILNGRKWWSTGAGDARCKLSIFMGKTDPSAAKHLQQSMILVPMDADGVKVERQVDVFGYDDAPNGHSEITFNNVRVPKENILLGEGRGFEIAQGRLGPGRVHHCMRLIGIAERSLELMCARAKSRIAFGKSIAEQGVVRQWIAEARLEIDQARLLVLRTAWLMDTVGNKAARREIAMIKAAVPQMALKVIDRAIQVHGGGGVSPDFPLAQFWIYARMLRIADGPDEVHLESIAKMELKK; from the coding sequence ATGGATTTTAGTTCAACAAGTAAAACCAACGAATTCGTCGAACGGCTTGCTGCGTTTATGGACGACCATATTTACCCGAACGAGGCGGCTTATACAACTGAGCTAAACAGCGGTGATCGGTGGAGCCCGATCGCCTTGGTCGGACAGTTAAAACTAAAGGCGAGAGACGCTGGCCTTTGGAATCTATTTCTACCGTCGGAATCCGGTTTAACCAATCTCGAATACGCACCACTGGCCGAGATAATGGGACGCGTCGTTTGGGCGTCGGAGGTATTTAACTGCTCCGCTCCAGACACCGGCAATATGGAGGTTCTGCACCTTTACGGCACGCCGGAGCAAAAAGAGCGTTGGCTCAAGCCATTGCTCGATGGCGAGATGCGCTCTTGTTTTTCGATGACCGAGCCTGAGGTCGCATCATCCGACGCGACCAATATCGAATCCTCCATCGTCCGTGACGGTGATCAATACATTCTTAACGGCCGCAAATGGTGGTCGACCGGTGCGGGCGATGCCCGATGCAAGTTGTCGATCTTTATGGGCAAGACCGACCCGTCGGCGGCCAAGCACTTGCAGCAGTCGATGATCCTCGTGCCGATGGACGCGGACGGCGTGAAAGTCGAGCGGCAGGTCGATGTGTTCGGTTACGACGACGCGCCGAACGGGCATAGCGAGATCACATTTAATAATGTGCGGGTGCCGAAAGAGAATATTCTGTTGGGCGAGGGCCGCGGTTTCGAGATCGCCCAGGGCCGTCTGGGCCCCGGACGCGTCCATCACTGTATGCGTCTGATCGGAATTGCAGAGCGTTCGCTTGAGTTGATGTGCGCGCGTGCAAAGTCACGCATTGCGTTTGGCAAGTCCATTGCGGAACAAGGTGTCGTCCGGCAATGGATCGCCGAAGCTCGTTTGGAGATCGATCAGGCTCGGCTACTCGTATTGCGAACGGCCTGGCTGATGGATACGGTCGGCAATAAAGCCGCGAGGCGTGAGATCGCAATGATCAAGGCAGCAGTTCCGCAGATGGCCTTAAAGGTGATCGACCGTGCGATACAGGTTCACGGCGGCGGCGGGGTATCGCCTGATTTCCCGCTTGCACAATTTTGGATCTACGCCCGAATGCTGCGCATCGCGGATGGACCCGACGAGGTCCACCTCGAATCCATCGCAAAAATGGAGCTTAAAAAATGA
- a CDS encoding phosphotransferase family protein, giving the protein MDNQEDETIAPRDGLDSAKLSAYLRPHLALSGGPLVVRQFPGGSSNLTYLLTAGDDDYILRRPPFGNTVKTAHDMRREFDVLSKLAVVYAPAPKPLHFCDDIDIIGSEFYLMERRRGLVIRGEIPGTQPLIHGEDAFPTGRVTSTAICRSFIQNLAELHSLEYRAAGLADLGKPDGYNRRQVEGWTKRYYAAKTHKWPDLEKAIVWLNNNVPPESGASLIHNDYKFDNVMLDPVDLTRITAVLDWEMVTIGDPLMDLGTTLGYWMSADTGVELLNMPFNPLVLMENISRQELVEMYAEASGRDVTNILFYYVFGTFKIAVIAQQIYARYVKGFAKDERFAAFDKFVATLGSIANASVIRSSI; this is encoded by the coding sequence ATGGATAACCAAGAGGATGAAACGATCGCACCCCGCGACGGCCTCGACTCCGCGAAGCTGTCTGCGTACCTTCGACCTCATCTTGCACTTTCCGGCGGGCCACTGGTTGTGCGGCAGTTTCCCGGCGGAAGTTCGAATTTGACCTATCTGCTCACCGCCGGCGACGATGATTACATCTTACGACGTCCGCCTTTCGGAAATACGGTCAAAACGGCTCACGATATGCGGCGTGAGTTCGACGTTCTTTCGAAGCTTGCCGTAGTTTACGCACCGGCACCAAAGCCATTGCACTTTTGCGATGATATCGACATCATAGGTTCGGAGTTTTACCTGATGGAGCGGCGACGGGGTTTGGTTATCAGAGGAGAAATTCCCGGGACACAGCCCTTAATACACGGCGAAGACGCATTTCCGACCGGACGTGTTACTTCCACAGCGATCTGCCGCAGCTTTATCCAGAACCTTGCCGAACTCCACTCGCTCGAATATCGTGCTGCCGGCCTAGCGGATCTAGGAAAGCCTGACGGTTACAATCGCCGTCAGGTCGAAGGCTGGACAAAACGCTACTACGCCGCCAAGACGCACAAATGGCCCGATCTCGAAAAGGCGATCGTCTGGCTTAATAATAATGTCCCGCCTGAGTCGGGAGCGTCGCTCATCCATAACGATTACAAATTCGACAATGTGATGCTCGACCCAGTCGATCTGACGCGGATCACGGCCGTACTCGATTGGGAAATGGTGACGATCGGCGACCCTTTGATGGACCTCGGCACGACGCTTGGATATTGGATGTCGGCAGACACAGGTGTTGAATTGCTCAATATGCCGTTCAATCCGCTCGTGCTGATGGAAAATATTTCACGCCAAGAACTCGTCGAAATGTACGCCGAGGCGTCGGGCCGCGACGTTACGAATATTTTATTTTATTACGTCTTCGGCACATTTAAGATCGCGGTCATCGCCCAGCAGATCTACGCGAGATATGTGAAGGGCTTTGCAAAAGACGAGAGGTTTGCGGCGTTTGATAAATTTGTCGCCACCCTTGGAAGCATTGCGAATGCGTCGGTGATAAGGTCTTCGATCTGA
- a CDS encoding glycoside hydrolase family 9 protein translates to MKILVTALVFLFTATAADAATSFIRINQAGYRSDDNKVAVAFSNDRLEGRFTVWNARGVTAMSGKIVAVELPDLASPFRNYYQLDFSRIKTPGRYTIELPDGSRSAAFTIGPYPHFQEDLLFFMRQQRCGYNPYLDSTCHLSDGRSVYAPFPDGTFVDAVGGWHDAGDQLKYLITASNATARMMLAYELERSKFGDSVDALGHDRPNGIPDILDEAYWGLVWIHKLHAAADLLIHQVADDRDHRGFKLPAEDNADYGWGANSFRPAYFADGKPQGLGKWKSRSTGVANIAGRSAAAMAMAYRIWKVDIKSPAFATKCLKAARELYEMGRRQEGFQQGNSFGAPYRYNEITWADDMEYAAAELYKATREPGFLADAKRYAALAGSTSWMEYESSDMGEQMSRHYEMYPFTNVGHFALYSLVDPKTKRELAGYYRSGIERIAARGRLNPYGVGVPFIWCSNNLVVAYVTQVHLYELMTGDRRFHASMLAHRDWLLGNNPWGTSMFEGLPAGGEYPEDTHLPTVQILKKQVRGGLVDGPIATSTYKGLIGLKLTQPDEFADLQPRDVVYHDDVGDYSTNEPTMDGTADAILMMAMFSGPRTHNLLRQTVVDPRLKYDRGGIIRGDAASKRMALVFTGDEFAEGGTVVADALRKHNVKASFFLTGRFYRTAANRSIIKRLKMDGHYLGPHSDRHLLYADWNDRSRTLVTREQFESDLDDNLTAMQKFGIERSAAPYFLPPYEWYNREIVEWASAMGRSIVNFTPGTRSNADYTTDDDKNYISSEAIMTRIKEYEAKDPNGLNGFILLTHIGSGPKRTDKFSDHIYELITWLRSNGYKPVRIDQLLETGK, encoded by the coding sequence ATGAAAATATTGGTGACGGCCCTTGTTTTTCTATTTACTGCGACTGCTGCGGACGCCGCAACCTCGTTCATCCGCATTAATCAAGCTGGGTATCGGAGCGATGATAATAAGGTCGCCGTCGCATTTTCGAATGATCGGTTGGAAGGCCGTTTCACGGTTTGGAACGCCCGCGGTGTGACGGCAATGAGCGGCAAGATCGTTGCTGTTGAACTGCCCGATCTAGCTAGCCCATTCCGCAATTACTATCAGTTGGACTTTTCGCGGATCAAGACGCCCGGGCGGTACACGATCGAACTTCCGGACGGGTCACGTTCGGCGGCATTCACGATCGGACCGTATCCGCATTTTCAGGAAGACCTGCTGTTCTTTATGCGTCAGCAGAGGTGCGGGTACAATCCATATCTTGACAGTACTTGCCACCTCAGCGATGGGCGTTCCGTGTACGCTCCATTCCCTGACGGAACATTCGTTGACGCAGTCGGCGGATGGCACGATGCCGGCGATCAACTCAAATACCTCATCACGGCAAGCAACGCCACAGCCCGGATGATGCTCGCTTATGAACTCGAAAGGTCGAAGTTCGGCGACTCGGTCGATGCACTGGGACACGACCGGCCCAATGGGATCCCGGATATTCTCGACGAAGCGTATTGGGGACTGGTGTGGATACATAAGCTCCACGCGGCAGCAGACCTACTAATACATCAGGTCGCCGACGACCGCGATCATCGCGGATTTAAGCTTCCGGCCGAGGACAACGCCGATTACGGTTGGGGTGCAAATAGTTTTAGGCCGGCGTACTTCGCCGACGGCAAACCGCAGGGCCTCGGAAAATGGAAAAGCCGTTCGACCGGCGTCGCCAACATCGCCGGACGCTCTGCGGCGGCGATGGCGATGGCATATCGGATCTGGAAAGTTGATATAAAGAGTCCTGCGTTTGCGACAAAGTGCCTCAAGGCCGCCCGCGAGCTTTACGAAATGGGTAGACGGCAAGAGGGCTTTCAACAGGGTAATTCATTTGGAGCACCGTACCGTTATAACGAGATCACGTGGGCGGACGATATGGAGTACGCCGCGGCCGAGCTTTACAAGGCGACACGAGAACCCGGCTTTCTTGCGGATGCCAAACGCTATGCCGCTCTCGCCGGGAGCACTTCGTGGATGGAATACGAGTCATCCGATATGGGCGAGCAGATGTCGCGGCACTACGAGATGTATCCGTTTACAAACGTCGGCCATTTTGCGCTATATTCGCTCGTTGATCCTAAGACGAAACGCGAGCTCGCCGGCTATTATCGTAGCGGCATCGAACGTATCGCCGCCCGCGGGCGGCTGAACCCGTACGGTGTCGGTGTACCTTTTATCTGGTGCTCAAACAATCTTGTTGTCGCCTACGTCACTCAGGTCCATCTCTATGAACTTATGACGGGCGACCGACGTTTTCACGCGTCGATGCTGGCCCACCGCGACTGGCTGCTGGGCAACAATCCGTGGGGAACATCTATGTTCGAGGGACTGCCGGCGGGCGGTGAGTACCCCGAAGACACGCATCTGCCGACTGTCCAGATCCTGAAGAAGCAGGTCCGGGGCGGCCTGGTCGACGGGCCGATCGCTACTTCGACCTATAAAGGCCTGATCGGCCTTAAACTGACCCAGCCGGACGAATTTGCTGATTTGCAGCCGCGCGATGTCGTCTATCACGACGATGTCGGCGACTATTCGACCAATGAACCGACTATGGACGGAACCGCCGACGCGATATTGATGATGGCGATGTTCAGCGGACCGCGGACGCATAACCTCCTTCGCCAAACAGTAGTTGATCCGCGACTAAAATACGACCGCGGCGGCATTATCCGCGGCGACGCGGCGTCAAAACGAATGGCATTGGTCTTTACGGGCGACGAGTTTGCCGAAGGCGGCACAGTGGTCGCCGACGCTCTGCGTAAGCATAACGTAAAGGCTTCGTTTTTTTTGACCGGACGCTTTTACCGAACCGCGGCGAACCGCTCGATCATCAAGCGGCTTAAAATGGACGGCCACTATCTAGGGCCGCATTCTGACCGGCATCTGCTTTATGCCGATTGGAATGACCGCTCACGCACGCTTGTCACGCGCGAGCAGTTCGAGAGTGACCTGGACGACAACCTTACCGCAATGCAGAAATTCGGTATCGAGCGAAGCGCGGCTCCGTACTTTCTACCGCCTTACGAATGGTATAACCGAGAGATCGTGGAATGGGCTTCGGCAATGGGCCGCAGCATTGTAAACTTCACGCCCGGCACGCGTTCGAACGCCGACTACACGACCGACGACGATAAAAATTATATTTCGAGCGAAGCGATAATGACGCGGATAAAGGAATATGAAGCAAAGGACCCGAACGGTCTGAATGGTTTTATTCTGCTCACACACATCGGCTCAGGGCCGAAGCGTACGGACAAATTCTCGGATCATATCTACGAGTTAATAACGTGGCTGCGATCGAACGGCTACAAACCTGTTCGGATCGACCAACTTCTCGAAACGGGCAAATGA
- the preA gene encoding NAD-dependent dihydropyrimidine dehydrogenase subunit PreA codes for MADLKINFAGIKSPNPFWLASAPPTNMGSMIERAFDAGWGGAVWKTLGEPITNVSSRLAGLDSGPTRLIGLNNIELITDRSLEINLKEMADCKRKYPNNAVIASLMVESRKEAWQEITKRTQDTGCDGFELNFGCPHGMSERGMGAAMGQVPEYTSMVTEWVKEVSNIPVIVKLTPNVTHIVPPGRAAQKGGGDAVSLINTINSVMGVDIDTLIPYPNVNGMAAHGGYCGTAVKPIALNMVSELARDAEFNIPISGIGGINTWRDAVEFMLLGAGSVQVCTAVMHYGYRIVEDMIDGLNNYLDEKGYASVNDIVGKSVGRITDWGNLDLNYDVKAHVNEEHCIRCNLCYVACEDGAHQSFEFVESNGLRYPRVIEKECVGCNLCYLICPAPGAITMERRDEGGPTQSWRERTGT; via the coding sequence ATGGCAGACCTAAAAATCAACTTTGCGGGGATCAAATCTCCTAATCCATTCTGGCTCGCTTCGGCACCGCCGACTAATATGGGGTCGATGATCGAACGGGCGTTCGACGCCGGTTGGGGTGGAGCGGTTTGGAAGACTCTGGGCGAGCCGATCACCAATGTTTCGTCCAGGCTGGCAGGACTCGATAGCGGGCCGACGCGGCTGATCGGGCTCAACAATATTGAGCTGATCACCGACCGTTCGCTCGAGATCAATCTCAAGGAGATGGCCGACTGCAAGCGCAAATATCCTAACAACGCCGTAATCGCGAGCCTGATGGTCGAGTCTAGAAAAGAGGCTTGGCAAGAGATCACCAAACGGACTCAAGACACGGGCTGTGACGGGTTTGAGCTTAATTTTGGCTGTCCGCACGGTATGAGCGAACGCGGAATGGGCGCCGCGATGGGACAAGTGCCGGAATACACCTCGATGGTCACCGAATGGGTCAAAGAGGTCTCGAACATCCCGGTTATCGTTAAACTCACGCCGAATGTGACGCATATCGTGCCGCCCGGACGTGCCGCTCAAAAGGGCGGCGGCGATGCCGTCTCGCTTATCAACACCATCAACTCCGTAATGGGCGTCGATATCGACACATTAATTCCGTATCCGAACGTCAATGGAATGGCCGCCCACGGAGGGTATTGCGGGACGGCGGTCAAGCCGATCGCGCTCAATATGGTCAGCGAACTCGCCCGCGACGCTGAATTCAATATTCCGATCTCGGGCATTGGTGGTATCAATACGTGGCGCGACGCGGTCGAATTTATGTTGCTCGGTGCGGGTTCGGTCCAGGTCTGTACGGCGGTGATGCACTATGGCTATCGCATCGTCGAAGATATGATCGACGGGCTCAATAATTATCTCGACGAGAAAGGATATGCCTCGGTCAACGACATTGTCGGTAAATCCGTAGGCCGCATCACCGACTGGGGAAATCTAGATCTAAACTACGACGTCAAAGCTCACGTCAATGAGGAGCACTGCATCCGCTGCAATCTCTGCTACGTAGCTTGCGAGGACGGTGCCCATCAATCATTTGAGTTCGTCGAATCGAACGGCCTACGCTATCCGCGCGTTATCGAGAAGGAATGCGTCGGCTGCAATCTCTGTTACCTTATCTGCCCGGCACCGGGGGCAATAACGATGGAACGACGAGATGAGGGCGGTCCAACGCAAAGCTGGCGTGAGAGGACCGGAACGTAA
- a CDS encoding NAD(P)-dependent oxidoreductase — translation MANNYCSPLDIIQIEQNFSEIDPAMTAAEAAVEADRCLYCYDAPCMHACPTHIDVPGFIKRIANGNLTGAARVIFDANPIGASCARVCPVDVLCEGACVEKTLVNKPIEIGRLQRYATDFAIASGKPLFTAGKPNGKSVGIVGSGPSGLSCATYLARLGYSVTVYERRAEAGGLDTYGMAEYKMSKSVSYAEVEQVRKLGVEFRLDTAVGTDVSIEELRSLHDVIFVAVGLGETNSLRIPGESLDGVIDALHFIERIKTRDWKSVPLGRNVVVLGAGNTAIDAVTQAKRLGAERVTLVYRRTEKDAPAYDYEMELARKDGVEFMWQASPVEIIGDTRVTAIRVSDAAGLVSEIACDQVIKAIGQQKMASFFSDVAGVETDEKGRVVVNEQMQTSDPNIFAGGDCANGGAEAVDAAQMGKHAAIGMHLSLTGEKVTFAGA, via the coding sequence ATGGCAAATAATTATTGCTCACCGCTCGATATAATTCAGATCGAGCAAAACTTCTCTGAGATCGATCCGGCGATGACGGCGGCCGAGGCCGCGGTTGAGGCCGATCGCTGCCTGTATTGCTACGACGCTCCGTGTATGCACGCTTGTCCGACGCATATCGATGTGCCGGGATTTATCAAGCGTATCGCCAACGGGAATCTAACCGGAGCGGCCAGGGTCATATTTGACGCGAATCCGATCGGGGCGTCCTGCGCCCGCGTGTGTCCCGTCGATGTGCTATGCGAGGGGGCTTGTGTCGAGAAAACTCTGGTCAATAAGCCGATCGAGATCGGGCGTCTGCAGCGATACGCGACGGACTTTGCGATCGCTAGCGGCAAGCCGTTGTTTACTGCCGGTAAGCCAAATGGCAAGTCAGTCGGTATCGTCGGCTCGGGACCGTCGGGACTTTCGTGTGCGACCTATCTTGCCCGGCTCGGCTACTCTGTGACGGTCTATGAGCGCCGTGCCGAGGCAGGCGGCCTCGACACTTACGGGATGGCCGAATACAAAATGTCGAAGAGCGTGTCGTACGCCGAAGTTGAGCAGGTCAGAAAGCTGGGTGTCGAATTTAGGCTGGATACCGCAGTTGGTACTGACGTGAGCATTGAAGAATTGCGTTCGTTGCACGATGTGATCTTTGTCGCCGTTGGGCTAGGCGAGACCAACTCACTACGTATTCCCGGCGAAAGCCTCGACGGTGTCATTGACGCACTGCACTTTATCGAACGGATAAAAACCCGCGACTGGAAGTCTGTTCCGCTCGGCCGGAATGTCGTTGTTCTCGGAGCAGGCAACACTGCTATCGACGCCGTCACTCAAGCTAAACGACTCGGAGCCGAAAGGGTCACGCTGGTCTATCGCCGAACGGAAAAGGACGCCCCGGCATACGATTACGAGATGGAACTCGCCCGCAAAGACGGCGTTGAGTTTATGTGGCAAGCCTCGCCGGTCGAGATTATAGGTGACACACGAGTTACGGCCATACGAGTTTCCGATGCCGCCGGGCTTGTGAGCGAAATTGCATGCGATCAAGTGATCAAGGCGATTGGCCAACAGAAAATGGCTTCATTCTTTAGCGACGTAGCCGGTGTCGAAACCGACGAAAAGGGCCGTGTCGTCGTCAATGAACAAATGCAAACGTCGGACCCCAATATCTTCGCCGGAGGCGACTGCGCCAACGGCGGTGCCGAGGCTGTCGACGCCGCCCAAATGGGCAAACACGCCGCGATCGGAATGCATTTGTCGCTGACCGGTGAAAAAGTGACCTTTGCGGGAGCATAG
- a CDS encoding nucleotidyltransferase family protein yields MLVASKEQIVSKMMGNRLSLSQFGVHRFGLFGSFVKNEQTSESDVDLLIEFKPGRKSFDNFINLSFFLEDMFGRKVDIVTPESLSPYIGPKILAEVEYGVID; encoded by the coding sequence ATGTTAGTGGCAAGCAAAGAGCAGATCGTAAGTAAAATGATGGGGAACCGCCTTTCGCTGTCGCAGTTTGGAGTGCATCGCTTCGGACTGTTTGGTTCGTTTGTGAAGAATGAACAGACTAGCGAAAGCGATGTTGACCTACTCATTGAATTTAAGCCCGGCAGGAAATCCTTTGACAACTTTATAAACCTTTCTTTTTTCTTGGAAGATATGTTTGGCCGCAAGGTTGATATCGTAACGCCTGAGTCACTGAGCCCGTATATCGGACCCAAGATTCTAGCCGAGGTTGAATATGGTGTTATCGATTGA
- a CDS encoding DUF4339 domain-containing protein, with the protein MSIYIHRNGQQFGPFEEDQVIDQLHGGQFSPDDMGIRQGETEWKKLSVMFPNAAPTQAPFAAIPAPPVLEPEVAAIPVQYEAVYRGTTMQKIFFGLCFLVSVVGFAAAAFYLYSLWGSSGDLQADLGRLSYRILARNLSGGMLVGALFALLALVLTFKRKLIRSNGPRIALRVFFILILFIGLGNLAYGAVSYLTYSAPYSSPKKSAESNELLKALEEGSAATAPYEMAAIFLPIGAGLFLFGLSGILMTKKLRTE; encoded by the coding sequence ATGTCGATCTATATCCACAGGAATGGCCAGCAATTCGGCCCTTTTGAAGAAGATCAGGTAATTGATCAGCTTCACGGCGGTCAGTTTTCGCCCGACGATATGGGCATCCGGCAGGGTGAAACGGAATGGAAAAAGCTCAGCGTGATGTTTCCGAATGCGGCTCCGACGCAGGCACCGTTCGCTGCAATTCCAGCACCGCCCGTGCTTGAGCCTGAGGTTGCTGCGATACCTGTTCAGTACGAAGCAGTTTACCGCGGCACGACGATGCAGAAGATCTTCTTTGGTCTATGCTTTTTAGTCTCGGTTGTCGGATTTGCTGCCGCAGCGTTTTATTTATACAGTCTTTGGGGGTCCTCCGGCGATCTTCAGGCGGACCTCGGGCGGCTCTCGTATCGGATACTCGCTCGCAATTTATCGGGCGGAATGCTCGTCGGAGCCTTGTTCGCGCTTCTTGCACTTGTTCTGACATTCAAACGTAAATTGATCCGATCGAACGGACCGCGCATCGCGCTTCGGGTGTTCTTCATTTTGATCTTATTCATCGGGCTCGGAAATCTAGCGTACGGTGCTGTCAGCTATCTCACGTACAGCGCTCCGTACAGCTCGCCGAAAAAGTCCGCTGAGTCTAATGAGTTGTTAAAGGCATTGGAAGAAGGCTCCGCCGCGACTGCCCCGTATGAAATGGCCGCGATATTTCTGCCTATCGGTGCCGGATTATTCTTATTTGGATTGTCGGGGATTTTGATGACGAAGAAACTGCGTACTGAGTGA
- a CDS encoding acyltransferase: MSRIIKAGLIQAHNQAAADAPIEQIKKANIDHQMKFVEEAARQGVQMLCFQEIFTTPYFCAEQTTRWYEAVEKVPDGPTVKLMQDVAKQFGMVIVVPIYEEEISGIYYNTAAVIDADGKYLGKYRKTHIPHVAPGFWEKFYFRPGNLGYPCFDTAFARIGVYICYDRHFPEGARCLGLNGAEIIFNPSATVAGLSEYLWKLEQPAHAVANGYFVGAINRVGTEAPWNIGEFYGQSYFCDPRGQMLAVGSRDQDELVIADLDMDKIREVRNTWQFFRDRRPDLYGPIVAD; the protein is encoded by the coding sequence ATGTCTAGAATAATCAAAGCCGGCCTGATCCAGGCCCACAACCAGGCTGCGGCCGATGCGCCGATCGAGCAGATCAAAAAAGCGAATATCGACCACCAGATGAAATTCGTCGAGGAAGCGGCGCGTCAGGGCGTCCAGATGCTCTGTTTTCAGGAGATATTTACGACGCCATATTTCTGTGCAGAACAAACGACGCGCTGGTATGAGGCCGTTGAAAAGGTGCCCGACGGCCCGACCGTTAAATTGATGCAGGACGTTGCTAAACAGTTCGGTATGGTCATCGTCGTGCCCATCTACGAAGAGGAAATATCGGGCATCTACTACAACACGGCAGCGGTCATTGATGCTGATGGCAAATATCTCGGTAAATATCGTAAAACACATATCCCGCACGTCGCGCCCGGATTTTGGGAGAAATTCTATTTCCGCCCCGGCAATCTCGGATATCCGTGTTTCGATACGGCATTTGCCCGGATCGGCGTGTACATTTGCTACGACCGGCATTTCCCGGAAGGCGCACGATGTCTCGGCCTTAACGGTGCCGAGATAATCTTTAATCCGTCGGCGACCGTCGCGGGGCTAAGCGAATATCTCTGGAAACTCGAACAACCGGCTCACGCGGTCGCAAACGGCTATTTTGTCGGAGCGATCAACCGCGTCGGCACCGAGGCACCTTGGAACATCGGCGAATTCTACGGCCAGAGCTATTTCTGCGATCCGCGCGGCCAGATGCTCGCCGTGGGCAGTCGTGATCAGGACGAACTCGTCATCGCTGACCTCGATATGGACAAGATCCGCGAGGTCCGCAACACCTGGCAATTTTTCCGCGATCGCCGCCCCGATCTGTACGGCCCGATCGTTGCTGATTAG
- a CDS encoding c-type cytochrome, protein MKQKIKLLIVVLTVGLAATFAIRLPSVTAQTQTVTAGQKFKNIKVLNDMPADQLGQVMNIMSASLGVDCKMCHVSNDKDFDKDGIDHKDIARKMIKMTWELNKTYFEGKPEVSCNTCHNGHERPAALPSLMPPPPPLERPKQPAVKPTVDEILAKYELALGGKAALAKAGSRQIKASRIEPDGKTVEPEEIWLKGGKYRSDTRYADYVVTELFDGKDAIKLGNTEAVELKAFEAEQIKRDAQLFGNADIKSIYAKLEFRFLNRIDGREVYIINATTADNRREQLIFDVLTGQLVRRVASAMTVIGQFQYQVDYSEYKDFGGVKLPATTRFAMPGITWTRKILEVKSVTVDDAKFAKP, encoded by the coding sequence ATGAAACAGAAGATCAAATTGCTGATCGTCGTGCTGACGGTCGGTTTGGCCGCAACCTTTGCGATCCGTTTGCCGTCCGTTACCGCGCAGACGCAGACCGTAACCGCGGGCCAGAAGTTTAAGAACATCAAGGTTCTCAACGATATGCCCGCCGATCAGTTGGGCCAGGTGATGAACATAATGTCCGCAAGTCTCGGCGTTGACTGTAAGATGTGTCACGTGTCGAATGACAAGGATTTTGACAAAGACGGGATCGACCATAAGGACATCGCCCGCAAGATGATCAAAATGACTTGGGAACTTAACAAGACATATTTTGAGGGCAAGCCCGAAGTGTCGTGCAACACTTGTCACAACGGACACGAGCGCCCCGCCGCCCTACCTAGTCTGATGCCGCCTCCGCCCCCGCTGGAGCGGCCGAAGCAACCGGCGGTCAAGCCGACCGTCGATGAGATACTTGCCAAATATGAATTGGCTCTCGGCGGAAAAGCCGCACTCGCCAAGGCCGGGTCACGTCAGATCAAGGCGAGCCGCATCGAACCCGACGGCAAAACAGTCGAGCCCGAGGAGATATGGCTGAAAGGCGGCAAGTATCGCTCGGATACCAGGTATGCCGACTATGTCGTTACCGAACTCTTTGACGGTAAGGACGCAATAAAACTTGGCAACACGGAGGCAGTTGAGCTCAAGGCATTTGAGGCGGAGCAGATCAAACGCGATGCTCAGCTTTTCGGCAATGCTGATATCAAGTCGATTTACGCCAAACTGGAATTTCGCTTCCTGAACCGTATCGACGGCCGCGAAGTTTACATCATAAATGCTACGACTGCCGATAATCGGCGAGAACAGCTTATTTTCGATGTGCTCACGGGCCAACTCGTACGACGCGTCGCATCGGCAATGACCGTCATCGGCCAATTTCAATATCAGGTCGATTATAGCGAATACAAGGACTTTGGGGGCGTAAAGCTCCCGGCGACGACAAGATTTGCGATGCCGGGCATCACTTGGACGCGTAAGATACTTGAGGTTAAAAGCGTCACCGTCGATGACGCAAAATTTGCTAAACCGTAG